A region from the Canis aureus isolate CA01 chromosome 8, VMU_Caureus_v.1.0, whole genome shotgun sequence genome encodes:
- the LOC144319584 gene encoding putative olfactory receptor 1F12P, with product MEGENHTSVSEFILLGLSSQPERQELIFGLFLVMYLVGAAGNLLIILAIGSDSLLHTPMYFFLSNLSLVDFCFISATVPKMLVNIQMQTQSISYGGCLAQIYFCILLANMDNFLLTAMAYDRYVAICHPLHYSTMMSLQICALMLGSSWLIANLHSLLHTALMARLEFCASNIIPYFFCDLIPLLQLSCSNTQLNQLMILLVGGLIVLIPFLSILVSYIRIVSAVLKVPSAQSKQKAFSTCGSHLTVVLLFYGTITGVYLNPSSSHLADKDSLASVMYMVVTPMLNPFIYCLRNKDMKGALRKLFGVKTLSCGL from the coding sequence ATGGAGGGAGAAAACCACACGAGTGTCTCTGAGTTCATCCTCCTAGGGCTCTCCAGCCAGCCTGAAAGGCAAGAGTTGATCTTTGGGCTCTTCCTTGTCATGTACCTGGTTGGGGCAGCAGGGAACTTGCTCATCATCCTGGCCATTGGCTCTGACTCCCTCCTCCACACACCTatgtacttcttcctcagcaACCTTTCCCTGGTGGATTTCTGCTTCATCTCTGCCACTGTCCCCAAGATGCTTGTGAATATCCAGATGCAGACCCAGTCCATTTCTTATGGCGGCTGCTTAGCCCAGATCTACTTCTGCATTTTGCTTGCCAACATGGACAACTTTCTCCTGACAGCAATGGCTTATGACCGCTACGTGGCCATCTGCCACCCCCTGCACTACTCCACTATGATGAGTCTGCAAATCTGTGCCCTGATGCTGGGAAGCTCCTGGCTCATTGCCAATCTCCACTCTCTGCTACACACTGCCCTCATGGCTCGGCTGGAGTTCTGTGCCAGCAACATCATCCCTTACTTCTTTTGTGACCTCATTCCCCTGCTCCAGCTCTCCTGTTCTAACACCCAGCTCAACCAGCTCATGATTCTGCTGGTGGGGGGCTTGATTGTCCTCATTCCTTTTCTCAGCATTCTTGTGTCCTACATCCGCATTGTGTCTGCTGTGCTCAAAGTCCCATCTGCCCAGAGCAAACAAAAGGCCTTTTCCACTTGTGGCTCTCATCTCACGGTAGTCCTCCTCTTCTATGGGACCATCACAGGGGTCTACCTGAATCCCTCATCCTCCCACTTAGCTGACAAGGATTCACTGGCTTCAGTGATGTATATGGTGGTCACACCCATGCTGAACCCCTTCATCTACTGCCTGAGGAATAAGGACATGAAGGGAGCTCTAAGAAAACTATTTGGAGTGAAGACTTTATCCTGTGGGCTGTGA